The following coding sequences are from one Gossypium raimondii isolate GPD5lz chromosome 4, ASM2569854v1, whole genome shotgun sequence window:
- the LOC105779350 gene encoding uncharacterized protein LOC105779350 yields MEASLYNAAAEGNIEVFNNKQGLQLESLKTPNQDNVLHVNLATEETVKFSIIKIFSVGFVPAYPFLNLFVTMIKREKKSDFIEQILSKCPSLLFQTNAKGQTPLHVAARYGHSAIVKLLIKSCAKAIDGDLELGMDQVSAVREMLRITDQESNTALHEAAGCGNVEVVKALLEFEVPDFPYSANKKQETPLYIAAKRGDGGVLSVILDKSKSAAHGGPHGRTALHAAAMAGDAEAIRIILEKKGNLTKERDEDGHTPLHYAAHLGSRLSVVEELLKRDVSAAYIGDKKRGMTPLLMAAREGNGGTRAKILSLCPDCCEKVDNKGLNLLHYTAFKDCLPIREFCF; encoded by the exons ATGGAGGCTTCGCTATATAATGCAGCAGCAGAAGGAAACATTGAAGTATTCAATAATAAACAGGGGCTTCAACTTGAGTCGCTAAAGACCCCAAACCAAGACAACGTGCTCCATGTTAACTTGGCAACCGAGGAGACTGTCAAATTCTCAATAATCAAAATCTTCTCCGTAGGATTTGTACCAGCCTATCCGTTTTTGAATTTATTCGTTACTAtgataaaaagagaaaaaaaatcagattttATCGAACAAATTCTCAGCAAGTGTCCGTCACTGCTATTCCAAACGAATGCTAAAGGTCAAACTCCTTTGCACGTTGCAGCAAGGTATGGACATTCTGCTATTGTGAAACTTCTAATCAAGTCCTGCGCAAAAGCTATAGATGGAGATTTAGAGCTGGGAATGGATCAAGTAAGTGCAGTCAGGGAGATGCTGAGGATTACGGATCAGGAATCCAACACGGCTTTACATGAAGCAGCAGGGTGTGGCAATGTTGAAGTGGTGAAAGCATTGTTGGAGTTTGAAGTCCCTGATTTTCCGTATTCTGCCAATAAAAAACAGGAGACTCCACTTTATATTGCAGCTAAGAGAGGAGACGGCGGCGTGCTGAGTGTAATATTAGATAAATCAAAATCAGCAGCTCATGGCGGCCCCCACGGTAGAACAGCTTTGCATGCAGCAGCTATGGCTGGAGATGCAG AGGCAATAAGGATAATATTAGAGAAGAAGGGGAATTTGACAAAGGAAAGAGATGAAGATGGACACACCCCTCTTCATTATGCTGCACACTTGGGTTCTAGATTATCAGTTGTGGAAGAACTGTTAAAAAGGGATGTGTCAGCTGCCTATATAGGTGATAAAAAGAGGGGGATGACACCCCTTCTTATGGCAGCCAGGGAAGGTAATGGTGGAACAAGGGCAAAGATTCTCTCTTTATGTCCAGATTGTTGCGAAAAAGTGGACAATAAAGGTTTGAATTTACTTCATTATACGGCTTTTAAAGACTGTCTTCCCATCAGGGAGTTCTGTTTTTAA